gccttcagaggccgaggccgtcggttcggcgatcgatgatccagccattgattcgacgatcgacgatcggccatgttggtcgaagccttttgccttcagaggcgaggccgtcggttcggcgatcagtgatcgagccgttgattcggcgatcgacgatcgaccatgttggtcggagccttttgccttcagaggccgaggccatcggtttcggcgatcgatgatcgagccgttgattcggcgatcgacgatcggccatgttggtcggagccttttgccttcagaggccgaggccgtcggttcggcgatcgatgatccaaccgttgattcgacgatcgacgatcggccatgttggtcgaagccttttgccttcagaggccgaggccgtcgatttcggcgattgatgatcgagccgttgattcgacgatcgacgatcggccatgttggtcggagccttttgccttcagaggtcgaggccgttggtttcgacgatcgatgatccagccgttgattcggcgatcgacgatcggccgtgttggtcggagccttttgccttcagaggccgaggccgtcggttcggcgatcagtgatcgagccgttgattcggcgatcgacgatcggccgtgttggtcgaagccttttgccttcagaggccgaggccgtcgatttcggtgatcaatgatccagccgttgattcggcgatcgaccgtgttggtcggagccttttgccttcagaggccgaggccgtcgatttcgacgatcgatgatccagccgttgattcggcgatcgacgatcgaccgtgttggtcggagccttttgccttcagaggccgaggccgtcggttcggcgatcagtgatcgagccgttgattcggcgatcgacgatcggccgtgttggtcgaagccttttgccttcagaggccgaggccgtcgatttcgacgatcgatgatccagccgttgattcggcgatcgaccgtgttggtcggagccttttgccttcagaggccgaggccatcgatttcggcgatcgatgatccagccgttgattcggcgatcgacgatcgaccgtgttggtcggagccttttgccttcaaaggccgaggccgtcggtttcggcgatcgatgatcgagccgttgattcggcgatcgacgatcggccatgttggtcgaagccttttgccttcaaaggccgaggccgtcggtttcggcgatcgatgatcgagccgttgattcggcgatcgacgatcggccatgttggtcgaagccttttgccttcaaaggccgaggccgtcggtttcggcgatcgatgatcgagcggttgattcggcgatcgacgatcggccatgttggtcgaagccttttgccttcagaggccgaggccgtcgatttcggcgatcgatgatccagccgttgattcggcgatcgaccgtgttggtcggagccttttgcctttagaggccgaggccgtcgatttcgacgatcgatgatccagccgttgattcggcgatcgacgatcggccgtgttggtcggagccttttgccttcagaggccgaggccgtcggttcggcgatcagtgatcgagccgttgattcggcgatcgacgatcggccgtgttggtcgaagccttttgccttcagaggccgaggccgtcgatttcgacgatcgatgatccagccgttgattcggcgatcgaccgtgttggtcggagccttttgccttcagaggccgaggccgtcgatttcggcgatcgatgatccagccgttgattcagcgatcgacgatcgaccgtgttggtcggagccttttgccttcaaaggccgaggccgtcggtttcggcgatcgatgatcgagccgttgattcggtgatcgacgatcggccatgttggtcgaagccttttgccttcaaaggccgaggccgtcggtttcggcgatcgatgatcgagccgttgattcggcgatcgacgatcggccatgttggtcgaagccttttgccttcaaaggccgaggccgtcggtttcggtgatcgatgatcgagcggttgattcggcgatcgacgatcggccatgttggtcgaagccttttgctttcagaggccgaggccgtcgtagattctccgctccttcgatctctatcaggatctgcgcacgaggagcggggagaggggtgtaggagtcatacctgcgatgcgtcggtctcggactccatcgtcagggtgacttttggattcgtcggggtggcgagacccgactatcggtcgggagcctgcttggttcgacgggttcccgacctttcctccgcttctccttcgggcctctgggctcggccaagcgtcggtcggacgctcctttgtccgcgcgcatatacttgtatgcgcgcttcagtagctcggcatatgttcgggggagggtcttgtccagggaataagtaaatcgggacgacctcaggccccgcttcatggctgaaacagccatgtcttcgttgaggtcccggacctcaagcgtggccgcattgaatcgcgccacgaagtgtcggagcgtctcgttttccccctgcttgagggagaaaaggctgtccgacgttcgcggtggctttcgactggtgctgaaatgggccacgaacgagtgctcgagctgcgcgaaggaatggatacttcccgatcggagaccggagtaccaggccctggcagccttgcggagtgtggcggggaagccgatgcaaaaaagagcgtcggttgccccatggatcgtcatgagagctttgtagctttccagatggtcgattgggtcggtggagccgtcgtaagactccacgtgcggcatcttgaaccgactgggaatcggctcgtcgaggaccagtcgggagagaggttggacggtctggaagttgacgtcgttcgaagacttctggccgtccatctgcagttgggcgagtcggcggtcgatttcctcgaaccgtcgctcgtagtcgtccgctcgtcgatgctgggagaccccaggagtggagtctccggaggattctgaaagggaggccgacggtgtgcgcggccgcttttccttcctcgcccgttccaacggggaaggagagggccgctgggaccgtcggtcgtcgcgccgtggtcgcccctcctcctctctgtgggagcgctgttgggagcgctcgcatggaggcgacaggggtcggcgcggtcggcggcggctgctcctggagggcataggTCGGgctgccggttgttgctggaggcttttgactgcgtcggtcagtacgatcatctgccgtacaatggccgcaatctgggcctccgtggtcactgcagggcgcggagagctaggctccgccgccggtggtggcggggaggcctcttcccggcgggaagagcgccttgccgacccagtgactctcgatcgttgagctcttgtctttgtcatgctgtccccttcctggcgcgccaatctgttgcggccaatcgcctcgtcgcccgatcgccgggaagcgtgcacctgcaaaaggaagtccgcactgaccggaggcggctccggcggggaccctccgacggtcaagtcagagaggtgactgggcaacagtgaaatgcagacagagagctctgagaaggagagagggagagggagagaggagcgagcctgcgtatgtgggagagacgggcggatcgatcccttgcattgttgccttccccgatatatatagtagagcacggtatggcgccatcattaatggcgcggacaagtgaggaactgtcaattcactgtaggctgtcagagccgccgtgaaaacgtcatgtcgccgtgtagccgtctaatcaccagggttgacccggctctcggcgggacaatgcccctaggtaactgtgccgcatgtccgtgtcagagctgacaacgtctggcggccgtacggtggttggtggagtcggccgacccaaggtcggtggccagcagagtggcgtcggactcctccgtcggtcggcgagcttcacgtgggtcggctaccggacctctgggttcaatcggtcgggaatggaccgtggaatggccgcagttagccgctgatggcgtccgtcggcctgtcgcccgacttacgatcggccagtcagagtcgtccgtcgggccgttggttagtcggtcgggtggccagccggtcgggtcctccgatagtcggtcggtcggtcgggccgccagccggtcggtcggtcggagtcggccagtcggggtcggccagtcggtcggtcggccgtcggggtcggccagtcggtcggtcggccgtcggagtcggccagtcggggtcggccatcagacttcctggccggagtcggccagtcggtcggtcggagtcggccagtcggtcggtcggccagtcagggtcggccgtcggagtcggccagtcggtcggtcggccgtcggagtcggccagtcggggtcggccccttcgaccgtaagtcggtcggtgggtattccccaacaagatCTGATGGTTCAATAAACATGATGAGTGCCCATTCAAACACGATTTGTCAGACATAAAAAGGAGAGGGAAGATGGAATACAAGGAACTTTACATCTGACATGCAAGATGAATAGGACCAGCATAGACAATGGACAACAAATAATAAAACGATATAAATGCCAAACTCTGTCCGCTACCTCTACACGTGCGCGTGCGAAGCACTCGGATATAAGATAGGTCTTTAGAATAGCACAAATTAAGTGTTAATATACCTTTTTTGAAAGAGTTTATTATTTGCTTGGTATATTGTATTTTAATCCAGATGATCGAATTTGGAGTTTTGCTACGTCCAGCAAATCACTACGAAAAATGAAAAACATGAAACTCGTATCATGCAtaaaatcattaaaattaattaggaagattctttttcttgaagagCTCCTATTGTTTCCCAGATCTTAGGGAGGTCTTTATGGACATAATATTCAGAATTCGGGCAAACGAGAGTATATGTATTAGTTGATGTAAACAATGGATGAAACCAAAAATTGGAAGTTTTAAGTAACAATAATCTCCTTGATTTTTCAGTCAAAAAAACCTTTGCATATGTCGACAACAGTTTGAATGTTTCACTAAAATCATCTGTGCGCATCTGAAATTGTTGTTTATATATGGGAAGATAGAAGACAAGCCAACTTATAAAACAAGAATCGGAACGATGGACATGGAACGCAGGAACGGCAAGAACCCGCCAACAAGAAATgggaaatacacacacacacacacacatatataggaTTCCGATCGAGATACATGACCGTGGCATTCAAGTCAGAAAATCCTATTAGTACCAGCACAGTTTTTCACAGAGATATTGCTGCTCGAGACTCTCGTAGAAATGATGCCACATCTGCTCCTTCAAATGCGTAGACCATGGATGCACATGCAGATATCAATCCCTAAAGAATAATTCTCCAACTTCCTTGTACCAGTAGTTGTGCCCGGCCGGGGCCTCAGCCTCGCTGATGACATCCAGGTAATTGGGGGAAGAGGGCACGTAATTAGGTGATGGAAGGCCAGGACCCGGACCCGAGTAGCTCTGGGAAGCCTGCAGAGAGCCGGCCACTTTTCGGGCACCAACTCCAAATGATGATGGAGGGCTGGAGTCATGCATCGGATTCGGAGAGACGGGGTCGTGAGTCAGCACCCGAGCCTTGACTCTCACCGGAAATGGCCGAGTACTCCCCGGCGTGGATTGATGATGAGTTGCTGATGATTCGCCGCAAGGGCGCGAAGCAGGAagccctgtgaggcgctgaaccaaCGCCATGAATTCGCTAGCCTCGGCATGGATAATCTTGGGCGACACCACGTAGATGATGACGGGATTCCTTGCAGGTTTCCGGATCCTGCGAGTCTCGTTCCGGATCATGAGGTGCGCAGGTCGTGGGCCTTGCAACTCCACCTTCCCGTGagatctcaacgaagacatggatATTGTGGAGTCCGGGGAGCTGCAGGTTCCTTCTCCAGCAGCTAGCACGTATATGCATTTATTTGAagaatatatatacacacacaagcGATGTCTAACCAATTAAGCTTTCTTAATTGCGACGATACCATGCATGCCATCGATTGCTTGACAGATGATACAAagtcaactccgactgcaagacaAGGGCACGTGCTTCCGTTGCCTCTTACACGACCAACTCCACGCCCGCCACCTCCAAGGGCGGGAGTGCGTGTTCGGATTGGAAATTAAGACTTAGAAGAAAACTTCATGAAATCATCCACGCAAATAAAAAAGCTAGCCCGTGGAGTACTGTTATCCTAATTAAAGTAATTGTCGATTTTGATGACACGCTCACGTTTAGATCATCCCGGATGATTGGCCGCCCAAGAAGAAGGTGGCGGATTAGGGTCATTTCAAACGGTTGGTTTTGAGCCATTCAG
The sequence above is a segment of the Elaeis guineensis isolate ETL-2024a chromosome 7, EG11, whole genome shotgun sequence genome. Coding sequences within it:
- the LOC105047823 gene encoding uncharacterized protein, with the protein product MSSLRSHGKVELQGPRPAHLMIRNETRRIRKPARNPVIIYVVSPKIIHAEASEFMALVQRLTGLPASRPCGESSATHHQSTPGSTRPFPVRVKARVLTHDPVSPNPMHDSSPPSSFGVGARKVAGSLQASQSYSGPGPGLPSPNYVPSSPNYLDVISEAEAPAGHNYWYKEVGELFFRD